GATCTATGAGAAGAAGAATCCGGGCCGGGCGCAGATGATTAAAGACCTGCTCAGTGAAATCTTTCCAGGTTACGGTGCAGAAAAATGAGAAACCCCAAAAAATTCAATTCCCAGGATCTGGATTTTCATCTTCATTTCCTGATTGATGATATCTCTGATCCCGAGCCTTTTATTCCGGAATTGAGAAAAATCCTGGAGGAAGGCATCTGGAAAATCCTTTTCCAGTGCCTGTATAAGTCCTGCGAAGCACAACTAAAAAATCCCATCATTCCGAAAGATACCTGGGAAGCTTTGATACTGTTAAAAGTGCTTGCAAACAGAACAGGTGTTGCCTATTCGGAAGAGGATTTCAATGCTGCTGCAACTAATTTCGAGGAAAAAGCCCTCCTGCTCCGTCATCTTGCGGGATGCCGTCGAATTTCCGAACAGCCCTGGCTGGACACATACTGGAATCTTTATTTAAAGACAAAAAAAATCAGCCTGCACCCGGACCTGCCGGCAGTAATTCTGCTTGGTGGAACGCTGCTCGAAATTCTCGGTTTGTCTAAGGAAGAACTGTCTCAGGAACTGCAGCAGTCCCGTAAAATCCTCGAACGTGACATCCTGATGCGCGGTATGGATTGTTTTCTGCCAAATCCGTCGGAAATCCTGAAGAAACGCCCTGAACCCAAGCCTGCGAAAAAGGAAATCCCGGAAATAGATCTGGCCAGCAGGGTTGAAATAAAGGCTCAGGAGGTAAAACCAGCTGAAACAGTTGAACTGGAAATAAAAATCCCGGAAATTCAGCTGGAAAAGGAACCCAGCTTAAGTGTTGAAATTTCTTCTGAACCACCTGTTCCAAAGCCGCAGATTTTGATTCAGGAAGTTGCGGCTGAATTATCCAAAGAGCAGAAAATAAAAAAGACTGATGCCGGATCTAAAATCCCGTCCCTACCGGATAATGCCACGGAAATCAAGACTGAAAGCGTAGAATTGCAGGCTGAACGGCTGCTTGAAGAGAGGGACATCCCAGGGCTGGAAGATGTATTGCATCGTAACAGATCTCAGCTTGCAGGAGAATCACTGCATCGATTCCACGAATGGATCTTCAGGCAGAAAAAGGATCAACAGTCTTTCAAGCTGATGCTGGACTCCTGCCTGGAATCGCTGGACGATTCCCGCACCATCGAGATTTTGAAAGATCTTCTCTCTTCATTCAGCCAGCCGATGATCGCCGAAGAACTGCTGAAACTGTTGGAGAAACACGGAGATTTTCAGGAAATGCTGGAGCTCTTCACCCGTCTGGGCCATCCGAGCGGCAATCAGCTGAAAGCAAAGCTGAATCAACTGATCCAGCTGGCTGAAATCCGCAACTCTCTATCAGGCATGATGTCGCTGCTGGAGTTCTACCTGGAAAAATGGCCTGACGACTGTAACAAGCAGTCACAATACCTGGAAGTGCTTGTGAATCAGGGAAACCAGAAGCAGATCATAGTTCAGGCGGAAAATCTGCTTGAATCCGGACAGCTTCCCAGGCTGGAAGGACTGCTGGAGCGGGTGGAAAATGCTGGCATCAGCACCCTGCAGCTCAAATCTCTCAAGCTTCAACTTCTCAAACAGAAGGGAGAAACCGCCGCCTATTTCAGCCTGGCCCGGGAAATTGTCAGAGAAACAGATGATCACAAGCTGGCCATCAGCACTCTGAAACATTATTTTTCTACCGGAGACGGTGAAAATCTCTCTCTGATACTTGAAGCGCTGCCTGCGAAGGGTAAGTATTTACATCTGCTGATGGAACTTGCGTCCAGAGTTCAGGATGCAGGCATCTTCCTGATCCTCTCACGAAAAATCTGTGAAATAGACAAGGATAAAGCCGTTCATCTCTCAAGACTGGCGGAAAAATTTGCAGAGAAGCTGATGGAAAAGCCTGACGGCATGCTCCGTGAATTGGCGGATTTTTTCTCCCCTCTGCTTTTCTCTTTGACAGAGCCGTGGTATCAGCATCTCTGGCGGAAAAAATGCCTGTCTCCTGACGAGTATGAGAAAATTCTCAGTGAACATAATCGGATCGACCAGCTGCTCTCATTCTGGAAAGAAACCGGTTGCTCCGGCAAAAAGCTGCAGGAAAAACTGCGCCTTCTGGAACGTTCACTGTTACCCGAAAAAAGCCCATTTTTGCCGGTTGTCTATCGTGAACTGGCAACTCTTTCCCCTGACCAGGAAAATTACCGCTCGCTGCTTCAATCGCTCTTTGATTTCGGAATCTACAACGAGATCCCGGACCTGCTCTGGTTCGTTTTTAGGAATCACCAGGACTCCGGATTCTGTGAAAGCCTGATCCTGCAGTTGAAAAAGAACAGGTTTTTCCCTCATGATTTGAAAAGGCTGCTGATTTTATCACTGCTTAAGAACAATACCAGCGATAAATACGCCAAGGAAATGACGGAATGGGGTACCCTGCTGCTGCGAGAGGCTGCTCAGCTGGAAAAGCTTTCCGCAGAACTTCTGGAAATGGAACTGTCGGAAGCTTTCATAACAGCGACAATCAAGATTGAACCGCAGGAAACTCTGGAAATTGCCTGCCTCCTCTATCATGAGGCAGACCGGGCCGGGAAAAAGCTTCTGCAGTCGCATCTGGGTATTTTCCTCCTGGAACACGGAAAAGACAGCTTCATCCATGAAACGCTCGGGCTGCTGATGGAGTTCGGGGAATGGACCAGAGCACTTGAAATAATCGAATCCAGGCCTGAAAAATCAAGTTATCTGGGTGAAATTAAAACCCTCACCAGGATTGGCAATGAGCGCGCGATCCTGCTTCTCTTCACAGCTTTCTGCGAATCAGCGGATTTCGAAAACCTGGAAAAGGAAGGATGCTTGTTTTTCAGGGGAACTGAAAATCTGCTGGTTTTTCTGAAAAAAAACGGATTTCATCTGCCTTATCTGCATGTTCTTTTAAAGCAACAGTCAGTACCGGACCTGTCGGAGCTGTTCTCGGAAATGGTCAGGAACGAGGACTGGAAAACACTGGTTGAAGCTGCGGAACTGTCCATCCAAAGCGGCAGCAGCAGGCTTGAGTATTTCCACTTTCTCGTGCTCGGACTGGAGCGGCTTGGCCGCAAAGCGGAACTGGCCCTGAACCTGCCGCGATATCTCGAAAATATCTCAGGAACCGGTAAGTTGGAACTTCTGATCCAGGCCGAAGAATTTGAAAGAGCGGCCCGCGAATGCGGCAACCTGCATGCTTCAGGCTATCAGGATCACGATTACCTGTTCCGCAAGCTGTCTGAAATCAGATTCAAGAAGTATCTCAAAACCAAAAAAGAAGACCCTGAATTCTCGCTTTACATGGCGCGGATTCTCAAGTCTCGCGGAGAGCTGCAAAAGTCGGTGGCGGAATATGAAAACTACCTGGTCAACTATCCACAGGATGAGCAGGCTACATACGAACTCCTGAAACTCTGCCGGGAGCTGAAATACATGGAAAAGCTCCCGGAGCTCGCCAGGAAGCTCAATAAATTCAAGCCGGATTCACAGGAATACCTGCTGCTTTTAGACGAGATCACAGGGGACGTGAAGCTGAAACGGATGTATGGGCTGCATTGACCTGGATGGCGGCCGGAAGTTGATTAAAAAGGGCTGAAACTAATCAGCCCTTTTTTAATGATAAGCAGTTTTCAACCCGTTAAGGGATATACTTAACCCAGCCGTTGATTGTGTTGAACGGAATTCCCCCCAGGAGGAAAGTGCTGCCCGGGAAGGACATTGCATAAGAGTAAGTCGTTCCGCTCGTCAGATTGACATTGCCGCTTGCATAGACAGCACTGGCCATTTTTGAGGTCAGGTTGATCGTTAAGATGCCTGAACTCACAGTGAAAGTGTTGGAAGCTGCATTGGTGTAAGACAGGGTGCTGGAGGAAACGGTTGCGGTCAACGAACTGTATCCATTGATTGTAGCTATGGCTCCGGCAGGGACACTGAATCCGCCGGCTGAAGTGTAATTAAGTGCAGAAAGAGCGACTTCTGCTTTCTTGGTCGCACTCTGGATAGTAATCGAAACCGGGACTGAGAGGCTGGTCTGCGAAGTCGGCATGGTTACTGCCATCTCAGCGCTGAACACCGCTGTAGTGGTATCAGAAGTCGAGAGAGGAAGCTTGAAAGCGGGTGTGACACCTGAAATTATGGCTGCAGTGTTGCTCGACGGGGTGGACATGGTCACTGCAGTTCCGTTGATTCTGGTAATGGATACTGTAGCATACCAGGCCTGGAGATTGCTGTATCTGACAGAGCCTGTCACTGTGTTGAAGATATTCGCATCCGTTGTACCCCCATAAAGAAAATTGATTGAGGGGAAGGACAATGTGTAGGTGTAAGTTGCGCCCTCTGTCAGATCACTGCCGGCACCTGCATAGATCGCATTGGCCATGGCAGGGGTCAGGTTGACAGTCACCACGCTGCCGCTTACTGTGAAGGTATTGGAAGCGACATTGGTGTAAGTCAGACTGGTAGAGGGATAGGTTGCGGTCAATGAGTTGAAGATATTGATCGTGGCAACAGCTGTGGCCGGGATACTGAAACCTCCGGTTGCATTGTAGCTGATCGAGGAGAGGTTGAGCACCGCTCGCTTGGCTGCACTCCGGATTGTAAGATTGACCGGGCTTGAAATGGAGGTCACCGAGGTCGAGGCCGGCATGGTGATCGAGATTTCGGCGCTGAACACCGCAGTGGCGGTATCAGAGGTCGAAAGCGGCAGCTTGAAAGTAGGAGGGGTCGTTGAGGCCGCCGCCACGCTCCCGCCGGCCGGAGATCCCATGGTGATTGCAGTGCCGTTAATCCTGGTGACAGCAGCAGTAGCATAGAGGTAGGTGTTGGTCATCGGCGTGGTAGTAGTGATGGTAGTATTAAGGGTATTGGCAGTGATTCCAGTTGCAGTTGATAGAGCGTTGATATCAACTGTGGCAGTTTTATCTGCGATCTTGATCACCTCAGACATCACATTATTCGCTGACAGAATCGTAGGTTTCATGATCTCGCCAAGATTGGAGTAGGCTCCGCTCACGCTGGCGACATCCAGGTCGTCGATGTCGCCGCTTCCCATGCGGGTGGCAACTGTGGCTTTGGCATCAGTGATAGCTGCAGCGAAAGCCATAATTGTAAGATTTGCTGATTTGTCGGTCAGGGCGGCCTGGATCTTGGTGCTGATCAGATCGGCAGTGATGTCAGTGACAGAAATGCTGGGGCCAAGCACCTGGAGTGTAGCAATCGTGGTGGCTGGAGTCATGGGCATGTTTCCATCGGCTGAAACCGAGGATTTGACGTTGAGCATGAGCTTCTCGGCGGAGTTTTCGGTGAATTTGAACATGAACACATGCGGGAGACTGTTGTAAATGCTGCTGTCAAGAATGTAAGCCTTGTATTTCCCGTTGGTCACAGCATTGGAATCCCAGTCGATCCTGCTGGCAATGTTTATATTTTGACCATAGTATCTGACCCAGCAATAAAAGCTTACATTGTTGGCGGAGCTGAGAAAAGCGTCATTAGCAACCCCGTTTAAAGCAAGTTCTGCCGGAGCGGCTCCACCACCGCTGTCACCACCACCGCCGCCACAGCCCATCACAGGTACTAATGCGATCGCGATTGCTGCAACCAGGACAAATCCTAAAATTCTTTTTCCCACTTTTTCTCCTTGTGAAACTCAAAAAATTCTAACATCTTGATAAAGTTATGTCAGCAGTAGGGTATTATGATATGGGGTATAACCCTACAAATTGTTCTTTTGCCAGTTCAAAGAGCTTGTAAAGCTGCTCTGGTTTCAGTTCCTGAGCTCTTGATTTCAGGCTGATTCCAAGCTCAGTCAGAGATTTTTCCACTCTCCCCCTTTCTTCTTCGCTGTAGTTATTGCAGAGCATCTTTCTCCGGCAGGAGAATGCTTTTTTTACAAATTCTCTGAAGCTGTCGAAATCCTTTGGATCACGACGGCGCGGAGTGAAACTGAGGAGCAGGGAGCTGACTTTCGGGGCAGGATAAAAATTTTCAGGACCAACCGGGAAAAGCTTTTTCACTTCATAGTAGTATCCAGTGAGAGCGGTAAAAAAACTGTAATTTTTTGAGCCTACCAATGCCTGCAGCCTGTCGCCGACCTCCTTCTGCAGCATGAACACCATCGGAAACTGGTAGGGAATCAGCTTAAAGATGATCTGGCTGGCAATACTGAATGGTAGATTTCCGACCACTGACAGGTCGCTGCCACAAAATTCGCTCAGATCTGCCTCCAGAAAATCAGCCTGAATCAGGGTGACGTTTTCCAGAGCGGACAATCGCTCAACCGAAATCCGATACAGTCCTTCGTCGATCTCATATCCGATTACTCTTGAAAACCGGTTTGCCAGAGTCTCTGTGAGCCCACCTGGCCCTGTTCCGATCTCAATCACAGTCGCCGCGTCAGGTACAATTTTTGAGATACGTTCGAAGATGGCGTCCTGCCAGAGAAAATTCTGACCTTTGCTTCTGGAGGGGCGGATTGCCAGACGCTCAAGGGTTGACATCAGTTCGCTTTTTTTCATCTGAGGCTCCTAACTCATACAGCAGGATCAATTCGCCAGACCCTTCATAACGATAAGCGCTGTTCTTGATGTTTTTGCGCTTGAATTTTGTGAGCGCACTGAAATACAGTTTCTCCAGCTGCCCTAATTCTTGTCGATCCAGCACTGCTGAAGAAAACACAAATACAATCATCTTGGCCCAGTCTTTCTGAAGCTTGCAATGTTTTTCGGGGGCAGCAGCCCAGTCCTGTACCGCTTTCAGCACCCGCTCGATGCAGCTGTCGACAGTTGCAGGATTTACTCTTGCCACCAGAGTCGTATCAGTCAGATGCCCAAGAAAAGCGTCAGGCTGAATCAGATGAAGGATTTCCTGAAGTTCAGTCACCAGCTCTTCCAGAAATCGATATCCTTCTATGAAACCGCTGCTTACGCTGACCAGATTCAAACCTATCAAGTGAAGCACGAGATATTCGTGTGTTCCGCTTTTCAGATCCCTGGTTAACTTTGCCTGTGTGTAATAATATCCCGGCAGGCCGGTGATCGGATGACTGAGTCCGGCTTCTCCCACCTTAACTGTGATCCTGCGCAGAAGAATGGCGAGCTGTGATTTGAGCCTGTTCCATAGAAAAAAAAGCTTCAGGTCCTCTGTTTCAGAAGCCCTCGCTGGATCGATCTCTCCCAGTAACCTGGCAAATATGCGTTCAGGCCGAAGGAAAGCGAAATAAAAATAGTTCAGCACAAGCAGGAAAACCAGGAAGTAAAGCAGAGAAAGATAAAAAGTCAGCTTGAATTTCACACTCAAGCAGTAATGCCTGTAATTTCCGAGAAAGACTGAAATGCGGCAGTTCCCCTTTTTTTTCCCGGCTTTCAGGATGTCTCTGGAAAACTCCAGATTGTCCGAAACCTCAACCGTTACTTCCCCGACCTGCATTACGATCCCGCCATCCGAACCGGTCAATGTGAATGAGGAAAAGTACGGATCATCCTTTAAAAGCCGTTCCAGGCTTTTTTTCAGAAAAAAGAAATTCTGCTCATCTTTGACGTTTTCGACCTGATAAACGATAAGTTCCAGCAGAGTTTCGTATCTTCCAATGATTTCATTTTTAAATCGGGCTGTCTGGTCTATGAAAAAAAAGTATCCGCAGCCGAAAAACAATGCTCCTTCGAGAAGCAGGAAGGAAAAAAGGAAAATGACCTGCTTGAATTTCATCGAGGTTCAGGAGAATCTGCCGATTTTGTCCGGAATGATCAGTTCAGCCCCTGTCAGACGGCGCACTTCTTCCAGAGTGGTGCCTTCCCAGATCTCGCGGAGCAGAAGCCCCTTGTCCGTAACTTCCATCACTGCCAATTCTGAAACGATCAGGTTGACTTCGCGTTTCGCGGTAAGCGGCAAAGTGCATTTTTTAAGGATTTTCGGATCGCCGTTCTTCGTGACATGTTCAGTGGAAATGATTACGCGCCGGGCTCCGACTGTCAGGTCCATCGCTCCACCCATACCGGGTGTAAGTTTTCCAGGGACCATATAATTGGCAAGGTTTCCTTCCTGGTCCACTTCCAGCGATCCGAGGACCGTGGCGTCCACATGGCCGCCCCTGATAATTGCAAAGGAAGTGGCGCTGTCGAAAAAGGAACCTCCCGGCAGAACCGTGACAGGCTGGGAGCCGGCATTGGTCACATCCGGATCTTCCTTGCCAGGTTCCGGAGACGGGCCGAGACCCATCATGCCGTTTTCAGACTGCAGGATTATATTCACGCATTTCGGCACGTAATTTCCGACCAGTGTCGGCATGCCGATTCCCAGATTGACCACATCGCCGTCCTTGAATTCCTGGGCTATTCTTTTCGCGATTCTTTCCCTTTCAGGTGCTACTGCCATCTCACTCCTCCTCGCTGTAGATGTGGTCGACAACTATTCCCGGAGTCATCACCTGGTCCGGGTCGATGGAACCTGTTTCCACCAGATGCTCGGCCTGCACGATCACGACATCCGCGGCCATGGCCATCAGCGGGTTGAAGTTCCTGGCTGTGCCGCGGAACACGAGGTTCCCGGCCCTGTCTGCGAGATGTGCTTTCAGTAACGCCACATCAGCGCGCAGAGGCGTTTCCAGTAAAAATGTTTTGCCTTTGACGTCCACTTTCTGTTTGCCCTCTTCAACCGCGGTGCCGAGCCCGGTTGGAGTAAGCACTCCACCCAGGCCTGCT
The sequence above is drawn from the Candidatus Wallbacteria bacterium genome and encodes:
- the rsmA gene encoding 16S rRNA (adenine(1518)-N(6)/adenine(1519)-N(6))-dimethyltransferase RsmA, translating into MKKSELMSTLERLAIRPSRSKGQNFLWQDAIFERISKIVPDAATVIEIGTGPGGLTETLANRFSRVIGYEIDEGLYRISVERLSALENVTLIQADFLEADLSEFCGSDLSVVGNLPFSIASQIIFKLIPYQFPMVFMLQKEVGDRLQALVGSKNYSFFTALTGYYYEVKKLFPVGPENFYPAPKVSSLLLSFTPRRRDPKDFDSFREFVKKAFSCRRKMLCNNYSEEERGRVEKSLTELGISLKSRAQELKPEQLYKLFELAKEQFVGLYPIS
- a CDS encoding 3-oxoacid CoA-transferase subunit B, encoding MAVAPERERIAKRIAQEFKDGDVVNLGIGMPTLVGNYVPKCVNIILQSENGMMGLGPSPEPGKEDPDVTNAGSQPVTVLPGGSFFDSATSFAIIRGGHVDATVLGSLEVDQEGNLANYMVPGKLTPGMGGAMDLTVGARRVIISTEHVTKNGDPKILKKCTLPLTAKREVNLIVSELAVMEVTDKGLLLREIWEGTTLEEVRRLTGAELIIPDKIGRFS
- a CDS encoding 3-oxoacid CoA-transferase subunit A, which gives rise to AGLGGVLTPTGLGTAVEEGKQKVDVKGKTFLLETPLRADVALLKAHLADRAGNLVFRGTARNFNPLMAMAADVVIVQAEHLVETGSIDPDQVMTPGIVVDHIYSEEE